A stretch of the Marivirga tractuosa DSM 4126 genome encodes the following:
- a CDS encoding AbrB/MazE/SpoVT family DNA-binding domain-containing protein codes for MEVSVVQIGNSKGIRFSKTILEKYNIKDKVDLILEKGQIIIKPLSKPRKGWEKAFKEMSDNKDDSLLFNDVFEDENLNEWK; via the coding sequence ATGGAAGTTTCGGTTGTACAGATAGGAAATTCTAAAGGAATAAGATTTAGTAAGACTATTTTAGAGAAATATAATATTAAAGATAAGGTTGATCTGATTCTAGAAAAAGGCCAAATCATCATAAAGCCTCTTTCAAAACCTCGAAAAGGGTGGGAAAAGGCATTTAAGGAAATGTCTGACAATAAGGATGACAGTTTACTATTTAACGATGTGTTCGAGGATGAAAACCTAAACGAATGGAAATAA